A single window of Nicotiana sylvestris chromosome 3, ASM39365v2, whole genome shotgun sequence DNA harbors:
- the LOC138887283 gene encoding uncharacterized protein: MAKQIGSEISLQDAANVARREEMVLAQGSSQGSDKWPRHSSRFSGASFGGRDSFGRGHPPRPFQSVLQASHGDPGGCGSHMRYSDQLPYNAPPAPISAPLLQSFQGGYSGRQVQFQGQQSQQPMSCYTCGDTRHIARFGPRASSSSQHRGPHAMIPAPGVPPPAQPANGMGRGVKGRGQVARGGGQPVGGPPWDIVQSGGALSRCYAIRARPEAETFDVVITATILVCSRDASILFDLSWEEHEQHLRVVLHTLRDNQLYAKFSKCEFWLRSVAFLSHVVSTEGIQVDPKKIAAVKDWPRPISAIEIQSFLGWKELNLRQRRWLELLKDYDITILYHSGKSNVVADALSRTSDNIDSLAYIPVGKRPLALDVQALANQFMRYTVRHRGAKQVTVGDDGVLWMQGRKIEIPEWKWERITMDFIVGLPWTQRKFDAVWIIVDTLTKSVHFIPVAVSHSSERLTEIYIREIICLHGVPVFIISDRGTQFTSHF, from the exons ATGGCTAAGCAGATAGGGAGCGAGATTTCTCTCCAGGATGCGGCTAATGTGGCCAGGCGGGAGGAGATGGTTCTAGCTCAAGGGAGCAGTCAGGGGTCTGATAAGTGGCCTCGTCATTCtagcagattcagtggtgcctcatttggaggcagggattcttttggtagaggccatcctcctaggccgttTCAGTCAgtacttcaggcttctcatggtgatccaggtggctgtggttctcacatgcggtattctgatcagttgccctacaatgcaccaccagctcctatcagtgcacctctgctccaaagttttcagggtggttattcAGGCCGTCAGGTTCAatttcagggtcagcagtctcagcagccgatgtcttgctatacttgtggtgatacgaggcacattgctaggtttggCCCTCGAGCCTCGAGCAGTTCTCAACACCGGGGTCCTCATGCTATGATTCCAGCCCCGGGTGTTCCAccgcctgctcagccagctaatGGTATGGGTCGAGGTGTTAAAGGTAGAGGTCAGGTAGCTAGAGGTGGtggccagccagtaggaggccCCCCTTGGgatatagttcagagtggtggggccctgTCCCGCTGTTATGCTATTCGAGCCAGACCTGAGGCTGAGACCttcgatgtagttatcacagctACGATtttagtttgcagtagagatgcctcaATTTTATTTGATCTAAG ctgggaagagcacgagcaacatcttcgagtcgttcttcatACTCTGAGAGACAATCAGTTGTATGcaaagttttcaaagtgtgagttttggttgagatCAGTAGCATTCCTgagtcatgttgtatcaacagagggtattcaggtggatcctaagaagattgcagCGGTCAAAGACTGGCCTAGACCtatatcagctatagagatccagagtttcttgggttgg aaggagctaaatttgaggcagagaaggtggctggagctgttgaaagactatgatatcaccatcttgtatcattcgGGGAAgtccaatgtagtggctgatgctttaAGTAGGACGTCAGACAATATAgacagccttgcgtatattccggttggtaagaggccgcttgctttggatgttcaggctttagccaatcagttcatgag ataCACAGTGCGGcatagaggtgccaagcaggttacagtcggggatgatggagttttgtggatgcagggtcgt aagattgagattcctgagtggaagtgggagcgtatcactatggacttcattgttggactcccatggactcagaggaagttcgatgcagtgtggatTATTGTGGATACGTTGactaagtcagtgcatttcattcctgtggcagtttcccattcttctgagcggttaacggagatttatatccgtgagatcatttgtcttcatggtgtgcccgtgtttatcatttctgatagaggtacgcagtttacctcgcatttctga